ATGACAGATCACCCCGCAGCGTCCGTTCCGGCCGGATTCGTGGAGGAATCGCTCCCAGTTGGGATGCAACTCGTCGGCGATAGATTCGCCGATACTGACGTCATCGCGGTCAGTGCGGCCTTCGAACGGGAACGGCCGTGGAACGGTGCATATCCCTGGCAAAGCTGAGGTGTTGATCCCACGCTGGACAAAGCGAACACGGTATTCGACAGAGTAACTCGGCCCGAAGATTGTTTGCTGGTCGGTGGCGAACTCGAGTCGAAGACTTATCGAACCGTTCGATACTGGATCGGCAATTGGGGCGTTATTGTTAGACTCGAACCCACATACTGCCGGAGTACGGAATAACCGGAGCTACCTTCGGTAGAGATAAACATTACAAGTGTATTGGTGTAACGACGGTGTCGATTTTGCCCCACCGTGGAGGATAGTACGCGTGTAGATTCTTGTGTTACCTTATGTTAACACGACACATTCGGTATCGTCGGAATAGCCGGTCAATTGTGTCAACTGGGTTCGATCCACAAATAACGCGAATTCGCGCACGTGATCGAACAACCCACCTCGTGAGTCGTCTATCCACTCCTAACACCTCCGGAATTACCGGAACAATTATTTCCGGTAGAATGGTAGCACGCCGCATGACAATCGAAGTACAATCGATCGAACGGGCCGACCGGCTCTTACAGACGCTCGTGGACGTGGAGGGGGCGACAGCGTCCGAGTTGGCCGACGAAGTAGATATGCCGCTGAGTTCGGTCTACGATTACCTCACGACGTTCGAAGAGTTAGGGTACGTCGTCGACTCAGGCAACGGGCATTACGTGGTCTCGTTCGGCTTTCTCGAGCTCGGGAACCGGGTTCGGAATCAGTACGATGTCTATACCGTCGCGGAGTCGGAACTCAAAACGCTCTCTCGAGAGACCGGCGAATACGTCGTTTTAATGGTGGAAGAGGACGGTCTCGGGGTCGTCATCGGATTGCAGAAGGGGGACGAAAGTTCCAACATCCACATACGGCGGACGCATCCAGGGACGAAAACGCGCCTCAGCACGACCGCGAGTGGCAAATCGATCCTCGCTCAACTCTCCGACGAGCGAGTGCGTGAACTCGTCGATCGATACGGGCTCGCACCGAAAACCGAGAACACGATCACGGATACCGACG
This is a stretch of genomic DNA from Natronorubrum sediminis. It encodes these proteins:
- a CDS encoding IclR family transcriptional regulator, encoding MTIEVQSIERADRLLQTLVDVEGATASELADEVDMPLSSVYDYLTTFEELGYVVDSGNGHYVVSFGFLELGNRVRNQYDVYTVAESELKTLSRETGEYVVLMVEEDGLGVVIGLQKGDESSNIHIRRTHPGTKTRLSTTASGKSILAQLSDERVRELVDRYGLAPKTENTITDTDELFEELERIRDDCYAIDDEERFEGMRGVGAPVATGNESVTAGIAIYGPANRLTETVLHEEYSKRVLETANVIQVNLSYS